From Aegilops tauschii subsp. strangulata cultivar AL8/78 chromosome 5, Aet v6.0, whole genome shotgun sequence:
ttgcaaaatacttacggatctgaatgtgacagacccgttgactaaaattatctcacaatcaaaacatgatcacaccttagtactctttgggtgttaatcacatagcgatgtgaactagattattgactctagtaaaccctttgagtgttggtcacatagagatgtgaactatgggtgttaatcacatggtgatgtgaattattgatgttaaatcacatggcgatgtgaactagattattgactctagtgcaagtgggagactgaaggaaatatgccctagaggcaataataacgtattatttatttccttatatcatgataaatgtttgttattcatgctagaattgtattaaccggaaacataatacatgtgtgaatacatagacaaacagagtgtcactagtatgcttctacttgactagctcgttaatcaaagatggttatgtttcctagccatagacatgagttgtcatttgattaacggaatcacctcattaggagaatgacgtgattgacttgacccattacgttagcttagcacccgatcgtttagtatgttgctattgctttcttcatgacttatacatgttcctatgactatgagattatgcaactcccgtttaccggaggaacactttgtgtgctaccaaacgtcacaacgtaactgggtgattataaaggtgctctacaggtgtctccaaaggtactagttggcttggcgtatttcgagattaggatttgtcactccgattgtcggagaggtatctctgggcccactcggtaatgcacatcactataagccttgcaagcattgtgactaatgagttagttgcgggatgatgtattacggaacgagtaaagagactttccggtaacgagattgaactaggtatcaagataccgacgatcgaatctcgggcaagtaacataccgatgacaaagggaacaacgtatgttgttatgcggtctgaccgataaagatcttcgtagaatatgtgggagccaatatgggcatccaggtcccgctattggttattgaccggagacgtgtctcggtcatgtctacatagttctcgaacccgtagggtccgcacgcttaacgttacgatgacagttttattgagttttgatgtaccgaaggagttcggagttgtaagggcatatttatccctaagatgttttggtgattgatgacaatgcttttgcggactaatcgtgtgcgttgagtgtttttcagagattcattcttttggcacgagacgatttcctcccctcggagcttaaagcaaagacggtgtagtcctttcggattagtttggtggactagtttcatagggatcaccgtactatcaagagggggtccgttttggaaaggctagggcggaatcatcacgtacacttcctttgcccctccctccgagcctttccgtttcgatgatgggcttggttctcctttctttgtgccctctctggtcccagcggtagtaccgcgggccagagcggtagtaccgcttgggtgctacaagcggtagtaccgctctggagcggtagtaccgcccagagcagtagtaccgccagtagccccatgtgtgtactatctctggtcccagcggtagtaccgcgggacggagcggtagtaccgcttgggtgccacaagcggtagtaccgctctgggcgcggtagtaccgctctgggcgcggtagtaccgctccagagcagtagtaccgctagtggccccaagccgtagtaccgcggtggtctcgtgctagtaccgcctcgattcgagagctcctttttcgtgtcgggttttacggtactggccgcggctgtggggggccgtagtaccgctcctgtgcggtagtaccgccctccctccgcggtagtaccgctgtgggccaagcggtagtaccgcgctttggggcggtagtaccgcttatagtggcaagcggtagtaccgctggcacagcggtactaccgctctcttcggggcagaaggggggtaacggttggtttgttccccccactatataaaggggtcttcttccccaaagttgatttacctcttcccccaaaagctccattgttgctccaagctccattttcgcccgatctctcttcctagccaatcaaacttgttgatttgctcgggattggttgagaaggacacgatctacacttccaccaagagaaatttgattccccccacttatccctagcggatcttgttactcttgggtgtttgagcaccctagacggttgaggtcaccgcggagccatagtccattgtggtgaagctttgtggtgtcgttgggagcctccaattaagttgtggagattgccccaaccttgtttgtaaaggtgcagtcgccgccttcaagggcaccaatagtggaatcacggcatctcgcattgtgtgagggcgtgaggagaatacggtggcccttgtggcttcttggggagcattgtgcctccacaccgctccaacggagacgtacttcccctcaaaaggaaggaacttcggtaacacatcctcgtctccaccggctccactcttggttatctcgttcctttactttcgctagtttacttgtgttatatctcttcttgcttgcgtgcttgttgtcgttgcatcatataggttgctcacttagttgcatatctagacaatctattttgatgcaaagtttaatttggtaaagaaaagctaaaaattgttagttgcctattcaccccccctctagtcaactatatcgatcctttcaggagtcccggatgagatcggggacatgacgaggagtctcgaaatggccgagacgtaaagatcgatatattggacgactatattcggacttcggaaaggttccgagtgattcgggtatttttcggagtaccggagagttacgggaattcgtattgggccttaatgggccatacggaaaaggagaggaagaccccaaagggtggccgcacccctccccatgggctagtccgaattggactagggaggggggtgcccccttccttctttctccttcccccttcccttctcctactcccacaaggaaaggaggagtcctactcccggtgggagtaggactccccccttgggcgcgccacctccccttggccggccctctcctccttgctcctttatatacgggggcaggggggcaccccatagacacaacaattgatctattgatctcttagccgtgtgcggtgcccccctccaccaaattacacctcgataatatcgttgcggagcttaggcgaagccctgcgtcggtagaacatcttcatcgtcaccacgccgtcgtgctgacgaaactctccctcaacactcggctggatcggagttcgagggacgtcatcgagctgaacgtgtgtagaactcggaggtgccgtacgttcggtacttgatcggtcggatcgtgaagacgtacgactacatcaaccgcgttgtgataacgcttccgctatcggtctacgaaggtacgtggacaacactctcccctctcgttgctatgcatcaccatgatcttgcgtgtgcgtaggaatttttttgaaattactacgttcctcaacagaagatgcactccctctctcgttgctagcatctcctagattgatcttggtgacacgtaggaatttttttgaattattactacgttacCCTACATGTATGACATAGTAGAACAAGTATGGGGCTATGGGTCGTTGGATCCGCATGTACGGACGCATACCTTTTTTTGTTGGGAAAATTTCCGGTCTATTAATTTTCAATCATTGTATTACAATGAACACCAGAATTAATAAAAGTTACAACCAGATCCATAGACCATCTACCGgatgactacaagcactgaagcgagttGAAGGTGCGCTGCCGTCATCGTCCCTCCCTCGCTGGAGTTGGGCAACACTTGGTGTGTAATAGACAGTCGGAAAATCGTTATGCCAAGGCCTCATAGGCCCAATGCACCAGAAACGGCAACCGCCACCGATGAAGAGACGCGTAGATCGAAAGGATCCATCCTAAAGACACATGAGCGTAGACGAACGAAGACCAGATCCAAATAGATCCACCAAAGACAACCACCGACATAATCTCGCGAGATCCGCcgaagacacacctccacacgccatccgacgatgctagacgcaccacCTTAACGGGTTTAAGTGGGAAGAAggttattccatcttcagggagctgTCGGCGCCTCGCCTTCCTGGGTACGATACAAACCCCAACAAAACTAAAAGAAACATCTAAAAACGAAACCCGCCTGCTGGCAATGGCCGGGATCCACCGTGCCCCTATGGTCCCAGGGCCATTAGAGGCGAGGCGGACCGGCGACCACGCGGTGAGAGGCAGATGAACCGTAGCTTTTTGTTGGAAGAGGAGCCGACGAAATATGCATTAGCATCTAACAACCTAGAGTTGTAGTATGACCTAGTAAATGAAATCACGAAGGCAATTCTCACTTTAAAAAGAAATACTGCCTCCCAAACTTTCATAGTATAATGCAAACTGATGCGTAGCTCAGATGGTTAGGTTCATAAAAGTGAGCACATCATCTCCCTCCTAAAAAGAAAAGGTGAGTGTACGTATGTATATACATGTGTGATTGTATACCGCGTAAAAAAAGACCCTAGAGCCTAGCGACTCTGATGAGCGGGCCTATTTAATCGTAGGTGTGAACCCACGGGGCAAAAGCCACGATCAGACCCCTCGCCGGAGAAGAACACTTCTTCGAACCAAAACAATTTATTAGTTCCAAGACGTACGCGTTCTCTTCTTCCTGTGCTGCCGTAGGCACCGTTGCGTACAACATCCATATACTCGAGTTCTAAACGTATATTATACCTACCTCCCTCCGTGGTAGCTAAACTCCCGCTGgaaatctctctctctcacgtgcccctgcaaaaaaagaaaagaaaaaaaaaattctCTCACGTGCGCGCACACGTACGTATGCAACGTAGGAAATATGCCCTCCTCTGTTTATCTGTGCCCCTGCAAAATTTTTTTTTTGCTTTACTTTTTATTTTCATTTCATTTTTATCCTACTAGTGAACGAGGAGGTGCGTCCGAGTAACGCACTTGGTGCGCATAGTGAAAGTATTTCCATGGCGAAACTCCATATACATACTATTACTATATTTTGATATAGTGTCCATCACTTACCAATATCTCTGTGTCGAACAGCGCCGAAACAATGAGCTTGCTTTGGCTTCGTTTGAGGCGTAAATTGGTCGAGGTGAAACACGTCAGAAAAACATGGGACTTGTCGCATCTTTTCTTGAACACACGCCATAAGCGAACCCCTCTCTCACCCCCACACCCTGATCATCTCTCTCGTTTCCAAGGTTAGCTTCCCACCCTGGAGCGGTACCACCACAACATTGGGTTCTTCGACACCTTCCTCTATCGCGCCCAAGCTCCGCAAAAGTAAGCCCCTTCCCCGCTGCTTCTACCCCTTAGTATTTATACATGGGAATGTATTTCTTTTTCATAATCTATGTGTGCTCAATCTTTAAGCAAACATGTTTTAGCTGCAATCATTTTGCGTAATTTGCCCGGGGAGAATTGTAGCATGAGAGGTATTAGTGAGTTGTGCGGATAGGAAGAGAGCACATAGCATTCTGTTCTATCACGTAGAAGAAGGCAATACACTGCTCCTGGGTGACGCAGGTTCATGTTATTTGCATTTCCGCCGTTTCTTGTATAAGAATGAGGAGGGTGAGACGTTGGCTGCCGATGAAGAGAGCCAATAAGAAAGGCAGATAGAGGGAAGGGTAAAGATGTTCTGTTGTAGCCTGGCTGAAGAAATTGCAGTTTTTCGGCCAACAATGAGGGTGGTGTTAACTCCTTCAAGGTGTTCCTCCTCGAGCACCAGGGAAAACCCTAGGTTCGATTTGTTCGACCAGGCGGCAACAAAAAGCAATGATGTTGTTCCTTCCTTGAGGCACTTTTTAGGTTGCCAGTGGGGGTCCCGATCAGATGTGGCAGTCGGAGATGTAGATTGGGCGGCATGATGTTGAGTTGTTGCCCTGGCGTGCGGCATTACATACAGCGTGGGGGCCATCCGGCCATGGTGTAATTATGCTGGAAGTGACGCTTTTGTTGGACGATATCTACACAGGTTCCAGCTAGGTCCTGCCATCCACTCGTCGACTCCTCCTTAAATGATTGTAAACTGTTATTttcatactactccctccgtttctaaatataagcaATTTTATAAATTTTAATATGTACTACATTTAGATGTATGCACACATATTTTAGACTATaaattcattcattttgcttcaTAAGTAGTCCGTATTGGAATATAGCTCTTCCTTTCATTCGTTTCAAAAGGAAAAGATACCCAGCACGTCATCCGGCAAACGTTCCCCGAGAACCCCGCAAAAGAGCATCGTCATCATGCATCTATCCATCTCAGCGCCGCCGAAAGCCATCCAAACGAAGACCAGGCAAGGCCGAGACTGCCCTCGGCCATCTTGCCTGCGCCCCCACGTTCCCCACGGGCAAACCCGTCCATCCACGCCTCCACGCCGTGCCCAGAGTTACTAGCCGTTGTTACTAGTCTGAACCCTCTCTCCCACCCCTTCAAATTCGAACCCCCCAAACCGCTCGCGAAATCCCCAAATCAACGCCTCCTCACGGCAATCAATCAAGCAATCATCCATTCACCCCGGGAGAGGCGCGCGCGGGGCTCCTCGTCCACTCCGATGGCGTCGGAGGCCAGGTCCGGGGGCGCGCGGCGGGTTCCGCTGCGGCCGAGGGACGGCAACGCGGCCGCCTCCCCGTCCTTGGGCGGCGCCGCCCTTGCAAAATCGAAGGCGAAGGCGAAGGCGGCTGCTGCGTCTCCGCCGTCGGTGAGGTCGTATGCCGGCAGGGCTGAGGTTGAGagcagggcggcggcggtggtgagggaGAAGGAGGTGTCGCTGGCGGAGGAGCTGGAGAAGGCGCGGGAGCGGCGGGGCCGGCTGCGGGCCGCGCGGCAGGTCACGGAGCGGGCGCTGGCGGAGGCCGACGAGGCGCTGCGGCGGGAGATGCGGGAGTGGGAGCGCCGGGCGGACGAGCAGCGCCGGGTCGTGGCGGAGCTGATGCGCCTCATCGGGATGCCCGAGGTACGGTTCCGTCTGTTTCGATTCCGTTTGGTAGACGTTCTGCCGCTCGATTCTCAAGTTCTGTGGGGATGATGCTGATCGTGGCGGCGGCAGGTGTATGTTCCGGTGGAATCGCTGAGATCAAGggaggagaggaagaggaaacAGGGGACCGCGTCTTCAGATCCTCCGGTAAATGCTCTCTGCTCCCCGTTCTTATTTTCACATCACTGATTGGCAAAAATTGTGCCTGAATCTAACACATGCTTAAATTCATTGAGAAACAAAAATATTCCTGAACTGAATCTCACACGCTTAAAATTCGTTTAGAAATCAGGATCCTATACTGTATTGTTTGCCTGGACGAAATGCTTTTTATTCTGATTCGAAACTCCATTCACATGTTTCAGGGTCCGGTCACAGTGGCTTCAACATTACTAGAGGAAGAAGCCGGAGCAGATCCCTCCGATCAGGGACTGCTGGCGACGCCGACAAGGGAAGCGACAACCGAAAGCAGCAGCACTTGATCCCTTTCTTTGCCACATTGGCCTGTTTCAAATTGTTCTGCGCAAGGCCTCCGAATGAAATCAAATGGCTTGTTTGGTACTATCTGCTTGCGTCCATACATGATATGGGATGGTTTTGAATGTTCAGCGTATAGAGAACTTGTATGAATCGCTCGTCTACACATGACTTCCTTCTCTATTTTTTCTTTCGAGCAAAGGAAAGGAGCCCAGGCTCCGAATCTCATTTTCACGGAACTGAAAAAACAATCACCAAGAAAGGGAGGAAAAACTATCGCCCCAAAACAGCACGCCCGCAGCAAAACTAGCTTGCCGAGCTAAACAGACTCCCCAGGGGACAAAACACAGGGGAACATCACTCTCGGTATACACAAGACAGCCACACCTATGCTCAACAGATCAGCAACAAAACGAAGCACTAACTGAAACCGCACCAAATCATAGTAAAGAACTGCAACTCAGCAGCTTCTCACCAGCAGTAGCATCAGGCCCATCCGATCCTAGGAACAGCCAGCGTCCAAAGAAATCATGAGCcaccaaaaaaaaaaaaaaagcacCAGCATGTTTGCCGCACTGCGACATGGGTTTCGCCCCCTTGGTTTCTGCCGTCCAGACCAGTAGGTAAGCCAATGAGCTATTTAGAATAACTACACCAGTAGGATCTAAAGGACAATAATGCCATTAAAACATGCACTATTCCTGGTTTTCCCCTTGATTTCCCTTTTTGTTGGGAAGAATAATTGTGTGTCTGGAGTATATGAGTTTCCTGAGAAGCAGCAGCAAGGTGGAGCCAATACCCGGTGAGTGTGACCCGGGGCAGCTACCGGGCCGGGGCTCACTCGGCGGCAAGCTGGTGTAGATTCGTATGTGATATGATCCAGTTGTCAGCTAATTTTGGCGTGATTTGCCCGGACAAATAAAAATGCTTGGGCCTTGCTTCTTGCTTCTAGGCCCAACTAGCTAAGCATAAACGGCTGTGTTGTTTCTTGGGCTAATGGCCGCACGCTCGCCGCATAGAGCAGCCTGCTGCTCACGATAGGCCACATAGTGCACGAATCGCCAACGAAAATGGGACTTCCTATATGATGCATTCAGCGTCAAAGCGGGCAGATCCTATTCCCCTTCGGGGTCGGGGGATAGCGACCAAACGCATATCCCCGCCTGCAGGAATGGACCGGCCCGTTAATGTGTCTTCGCGTTTGTACTGTCCGTCTTGTTTATTGTTTTTGTTTTCCTCTTTTCCTTTTCGTTTTTGTTTTCTTCTTTCATGTTTTTAATTTTCCATTTTTTattttctcaaattcacaaataAAAATGCATACActtttttaaaatcatgaaatgTTTTCGAATACATGAGATTTTTTCAAAATGTAGAATAATTTTCAAATTCACAATCATTTTTGGAAACTTGTTgactttttttttcaaatttgagaatAATTTTTGAAAGTCCTGATTTTTTTCAAACTcgtgatttttttttgaattcttttgAAATTCATGCACATTTTTCAAAGTCACCAATTTTATTTAGATTAGTAAATTTGTTTTGTATGCATGAATATGTTTTTCAAATTcctgaacatttttaaaatcgaAGAACGTTTTATGAACttcatgaacatttttggaaATTCGTGAATATTTTTCGAACTCAGGACAACTTTGACATTCCTTAACATTTATTGGAATTCACATACATTTTTTTAGAATTCGTGAACAGTTCTTTAATTTCATGAAAAATTTTAGATTCATGAATTTCTTCTGAAATTGGAGAACATTTTTcgaaatcatgaatattttttaattaGAGAATTTGAACTCACAAACATTGGTTGAacagcatgaacattttttaaattcgtaaacattttttgaaagctgtgaacattttttgaactcatgaacaGTTTCTAAATTCAAGAACATATTTTGAACTTGCGATTTTTTAAATTCATAATAATTTTTTAAATTCATGgacaaaattttcaaatttgcAAGTTTTTTCCGAAATTTTCAGTAGTCTTTTAATTTACTACCATGtttattttacattttttttaAAAAGGCCTAATTTGTGAACATTCAAACACGAACATTTTTCACAATTCAAAAAAtccaattttttttaaatcaaaCAAAAATATTAAAGGAAAAAAACAGGAGTTCTGGCCCACAATGGGCCTGCTGAAATGGCGAATTCATTAGTAAGGGTTATCCCTTGCATAAATCATTTCCCAC
This genomic window contains:
- the LOC109765936 gene encoding uncharacterized protein, which translates into the protein MASEARSGGARRVPLRPRDGNAAASPSLGGAALAKSKAKAKAAAASPPSVRSYAGRAEVESRAAAVVREKEVSLAEELEKARERRGRLRAARQVTERALAEADEALRREMREWERRADEQRRVVAELMRLIGMPEVYVPVESLRSREERKRKQGTASSDPPGPVTVASTLLEEEAGADPSDQGLLATPTREATTESSST